One genomic segment of Gemmatimonadota bacterium includes these proteins:
- a CDS encoding YajQ family cyclic di-GMP-binding protein, whose product MAANPSFDISTGVEMQEVDNAVNQAVKEIAQRYDFKGTHCTIELDREKATIALAADDEFKMEALVDTVRSRLIKRGVPVKNLDLGELIPATGSSVRRVLTLAQGIPTEEAKKIQRAIKDAGFKKVQASIQGDELRVTSPSKDELQSVIAFLRGADFAVELQFGNFRG is encoded by the coding sequence ATGGCCGCCAACCCCTCATTCGACATCTCGACCGGCGTCGAGATGCAGGAAGTCGACAACGCCGTGAATCAGGCCGTGAAGGAGATCGCCCAGCGATACGACTTCAAGGGCACCCACTGCACCATTGAGCTCGACCGCGAGAAGGCGACGATCGCCCTCGCGGCCGACGACGAATTCAAGATGGAGGCGCTGGTGGACACGGTCCGCTCGCGCCTCATCAAGCGTGGGGTGCCGGTCAAGAACCTCGATCTCGGCGAGCTGATTCCGGCCACGGGGAGCTCGGTGCGGCGAGTGCTGACGCTCGCGCAGGGGATCCCGACCGAGGAAGCGAAGAAGATCCAGCGTGCGATCAAGGACGCCGGCTTCAAGAAGGTGCAGGCGAGCATCCAGGGCGACGAGCTTCGGGTCACTTCGCCGTCGAAGGACGAGCTCCAGTCGGTGATTGCCTTCCTGCGCGGCGCCGACTTCGCGGTCGAACTCCAGTTCGGCAACTTCCGCGGGTGA
- the prmC gene encoding peptide chain release factor N(5)-glutamine methyltransferase, with product MALSGRALLEQAATRLADAGVESPRLAARRLWADLQDDATLLALLTDDVDVAPAVAARFAGWVERLAAGEPLAYVTGWTGFRHLRLQCDPRALIPRPETETLVELALARTSTGTAVDIGTGTGAIALALKSEGAFETVWGVDLSAPALALARANGEQLGIEVRWASGDLLAPIAGEVDLLVSNPPYLTEAEYAALDHSVRDYEPQLALPSGADGLTATRRLLDEGRAVVRDGGWIALEVDCRRAAATAALAEGFGWREVLVQDDLFGRARYLLARRGSA from the coding sequence GTGGCGCTCTCCGGTCGGGCGCTGCTCGAGCAGGCCGCGACGCGGTTGGCCGACGCGGGGGTGGAATCACCCCGACTTGCCGCCCGCCGACTCTGGGCCGACCTGCAGGATGATGCCACCTTGCTGGCGCTCCTCACCGACGACGTCGACGTGGCCCCGGCCGTCGCGGCCCGCTTTGCCGGTTGGGTCGAACGGCTGGCCGCAGGGGAGCCCCTCGCCTACGTGACCGGCTGGACGGGATTCCGACACCTGCGGCTCCAGTGCGACCCGCGCGCCCTCATCCCGCGCCCGGAGACCGAGACACTGGTGGAGCTGGCGCTGGCCCGCACCAGCACCGGGACCGCCGTCGACATCGGCACCGGGACGGGTGCCATCGCCCTGGCGTTGAAGAGTGAGGGGGCGTTCGAGACGGTCTGGGGCGTTGACCTCTCCGCACCGGCGCTGGCCCTGGCGCGAGCGAATGGTGAGCAGCTCGGCATCGAGGTCCGGTGGGCATCGGGCGACCTGCTCGCGCCGATCGCGGGGGAAGTCGACCTGCTGGTCTCGAACCCGCCCTACCTGACCGAGGCGGAGTATGCCGCGCTGGACCATTCGGTGCGAGATTACGAGCCGCAGTTGGCTCTGCCGTCGGGGGCAGACGGCCTGACGGCGACCCGACGCCTGCTCGATGAAGGCAGGGCCGTGGTGCGCGATGGGGGCTGGATCGCCCTCGAGGTGGACTGTCGCCGCGCCGCGGCGACGGCGGCGCTTGCCGAGGGGTTCGGCTGGCGTGAGGTCCTGGTGCAGGACGACCTGTTTGGCCGCGCGCGCTATCTGCTGGCGCGGCGAGGGAGTGCGTGA
- a CDS encoding S41 family peptidase, which yields MMRKRLGLTAVVAAVSFFSGGWLMQGATARPAPDGPRLLGEVLDHVTKYYVDSLSADSIYAKASHGLVEQLGDPYSTLMEREDFKQITEMTTGNYGGLGMQIDVREGWITVVAPLPETPAERAGIEAGDQIIEVNGKVTRDLNQDDAVKTLRGAPGTRVDIKIRRPGIPQPMPFALTRETIHYRSVQPGILFDGGIGLIALTPVIETSSDELRAEVNALRAKGMKSLIFDLRGNPGGLLTEGITVSELFLDRGQGVVSTRGRVPEMNKSYAAQGTQPWPEMPVVVLVNEWSASAAEIIAGALQDNDRALVVGTATFGKGLVQTLFPIGNDRALKLTTARWFTPSGRTIQRDAKSQEAQVEQATAEALGRDSVKRVLPTFKTVGGRTVKGGGGIVPDRIVRGDTLTDAEKTFAKALGGNVAAYRDALVSTALEAKEKKLVTSEGFPVTDQMRQLVVSKLAAKGVVMSPEEVAGGRALLDDQLAYEISRYVFGRQAEIRRRSSDDPQVRAAIELLKRAPTRAALMAKPAGE from the coding sequence ATGATGCGGAAGCGCTTGGGTCTGACGGCGGTCGTGGCAGCGGTGTCCTTCTTCAGCGGTGGCTGGCTGATGCAGGGGGCAACCGCGCGGCCAGCGCCCGATGGGCCCCGACTCCTTGGCGAGGTCCTCGATCACGTCACGAAGTACTATGTCGATTCCCTCTCCGCAGATTCGATCTACGCCAAGGCGAGCCACGGGCTCGTCGAGCAGCTCGGCGACCCGTACTCCACGCTGATGGAGCGCGAAGACTTCAAGCAGATCACCGAGATGACCACCGGCAACTACGGTGGCCTCGGCATGCAGATCGACGTCCGCGAAGGATGGATCACCGTCGTGGCGCCGCTGCCCGAGACGCCGGCGGAGCGCGCCGGGATCGAGGCGGGCGACCAGATCATCGAAGTGAACGGCAAGGTGACGCGCGACCTGAACCAGGACGACGCCGTCAAGACGTTGCGCGGTGCCCCCGGCACGCGGGTCGACATCAAGATCCGCCGCCCCGGCATTCCGCAGCCGATGCCGTTCGCGCTCACCCGCGAGACGATCCACTACCGCTCCGTCCAGCCGGGCATCCTCTTCGACGGCGGCATCGGGTTGATCGCGCTCACGCCGGTGATCGAGACGTCGTCCGATGAGCTGCGTGCGGAAGTGAATGCGTTGCGCGCCAAGGGAATGAAGTCGCTGATCTTCGACCTCCGCGGCAATCCGGGCGGCTTGCTCACCGAGGGGATCACCGTCTCCGAGCTCTTCCTCGATCGTGGGCAGGGCGTCGTGTCGACGCGCGGCCGCGTGCCCGAGATGAACAAGAGCTATGCGGCGCAGGGGACCCAGCCCTGGCCGGAGATGCCGGTGGTGGTGCTGGTGAATGAATGGTCCGCCTCGGCGGCCGAAATCATCGCCGGCGCGCTGCAGGACAATGACCGCGCCCTCGTGGTCGGCACGGCGACCTTCGGGAAGGGGCTGGTGCAAACGCTCTTCCCGATCGGCAACGACCGAGCCCTGAAGCTGACGACGGCACGCTGGTTCACGCCGAGCGGCCGCACCATCCAGCGTGACGCCAAGAGCCAGGAAGCGCAGGTCGAGCAGGCCACGGCCGAAGCGCTCGGCCGTGACAGCGTGAAGCGGGTGCTGCCGACCTTCAAGACGGTCGGTGGGCGCACGGTGAAGGGCGGCGGCGGGATCGTGCCGGACCGGATCGTCCGCGGCGACACCCTCACCGATGCGGAGAAGACCTTCGCGAAGGCGCTCGGCGGCAACGTCGCCGCGTATCGCGATGCGCTCGTCTCCACCGCCCTCGAGGCGAAGGAGAAGAAGCTGGTCACCAGCGAAGGGTTCCCGGTCACCGATCAGATGCGACAGCTGGTGGTGAGCAAGCTCGCGGCAAAGGGCGTCGTGATGTCGCCGGAAGAGGTTGCCGGGGGCCGGGCGCTGCTCGATGACCAACTCGCCTACGAAATCTCGCGCTACGTCTTCGGACGCCAGGCCGAGATTCGTCGGCGGTCGAGTGACGACCCGCAGGTGCGGGCCGCCATCGAGTTGCTGAAGCGTGCGCCGACGCGCGCCGCGCTGATGGCGAAGCCCGCGGGAGAATGA
- a CDS encoding sigma-70 family RNA polymerase sigma factor, which translates to MRPLRIGNGPRGGGSDEGSLDLYLRDISRYPLITQADEVALAQRIRRGDQEALDTLVRSNLRFVVSVAKKYQNQGVSLADLINEGNLGLIRAAHKFDESKGIKFISYAVWWIRQAILQALAEQSRIVRVPLNRAGELHRIGRRTSALQQELGRDPTAGEIAEGMDIDIAEVERTLQISQAHISLDAPMTPGEDNKLIDYLPDAAERSADAATMEHALTEGIETVFKSLRDREAKILRLYFGLDGPDPMTLEEIGAMMGITRERVRQIKEKALLRLRHAGEQQALDSFLG; encoded by the coding sequence ATGCGGCCATTGCGAATTGGCAACGGGCCCAGGGGCGGCGGGTCCGATGAGGGCTCGTTGGACCTGTACCTGCGCGACATCAGCCGGTATCCCCTGATCACTCAGGCGGACGAGGTCGCGCTTGCCCAGCGCATCCGCCGCGGCGATCAGGAAGCGCTCGACACCCTCGTCCGCAGCAATCTCCGCTTCGTCGTCTCCGTCGCCAAGAAGTATCAGAACCAGGGCGTCTCCCTCGCGGACTTGATCAACGAGGGGAACCTCGGCCTCATCCGCGCGGCCCACAAATTCGACGAGAGCAAGGGGATCAAGTTCATCTCCTACGCCGTCTGGTGGATCCGGCAGGCGATCCTCCAGGCATTGGCCGAGCAGTCCCGGATCGTGCGGGTACCACTCAACCGGGCCGGCGAGCTGCATCGGATCGGCCGCCGCACCTCGGCGTTGCAGCAGGAGCTTGGCCGCGACCCCACGGCGGGCGAGATCGCCGAGGGGATGGACATCGACATCGCCGAGGTGGAGCGGACGCTGCAGATCTCCCAGGCCCACATCTCGCTCGACGCGCCAATGACGCCGGGTGAGGACAACAAGCTGATCGACTACCTCCCCGACGCCGCCGAGCGGAGTGCCGACGCCGCCACGATGGAGCACGCGCTCACCGAGGGGATCGAGACGGTCTTCAAGAGCCTCCGCGATCGCGAGGCGAAGATCCTTCGGCTCTATTTCGGCCTCGATGGCCCCGATCCGATGACCCTCGAGGAAATCGGGGCGATGATGGGGATCACCCGGGAACGGGTCCGCCAGATCAAGGAAAAGGCGCTGTTGCGGCTGCGGCATGCGGGGGAGCAACAGGCGCTGGATTCGTTCTTGGGATGA
- a CDS encoding DUF4105 domain-containing protein has protein sequence MSWRAAMLLLSASLTARVVAAQVPHAPEVYLVTMGPGETVYERYGHNAIWVRDTVDGTDIVYNYGTFDFGHSTAEVARFVGRFAMGRPQYWLGTMTMARTIEIYTFFKRDVELQQLALPAAKRIELAQLLATNALPQNRVYTYDYFLDNCSTRVRDMLNRVLDGALQEATTGVPAEGSFRFHTHRSLTNDKPMYLGILLALGPAADAPLDQWGEMFLPAKLQERMRELRVPGEDGRELPVVAREVRLLEMGVYRVEAAPPTWGGWLLLIGSAAALLILTGRAEGPAGVAGRVAATVWLSLAGIGGVVLLFLWFATNHVASAWNHNLFFLTPLAFLMIGTVWSERKREAGGWGPKAAVLTLVLVGIGTILAFFPNYGGQWNLQVAALVAPPAVASALLSLRRA, from the coding sequence GTGAGCTGGCGCGCAGCGATGCTCCTGCTGTCGGCATCGCTGACGGCTCGCGTCGTGGCGGCGCAGGTGCCGCACGCCCCCGAGGTCTACCTCGTCACGATGGGGCCGGGCGAGACGGTGTACGAGCGCTACGGCCACAACGCGATCTGGGTGCGGGACACCGTCGACGGCACCGACATCGTCTACAACTACGGCACCTTCGACTTCGGCCACTCCACGGCCGAGGTCGCGCGCTTTGTGGGGCGGTTTGCGATGGGGCGGCCGCAGTATTGGCTGGGCACGATGACGATGGCACGCACCATCGAGATCTACACCTTCTTCAAGCGGGACGTGGAGCTGCAGCAGTTGGCACTCCCCGCCGCGAAGCGGATCGAGCTGGCTCAATTGCTCGCGACGAATGCGCTGCCCCAGAATCGCGTCTACACCTACGACTACTTCCTCGACAACTGCTCCACGCGCGTGCGCGACATGCTCAATCGGGTGCTGGATGGCGCGCTGCAGGAGGCGACCACTGGAGTTCCGGCCGAAGGCAGCTTCCGCTTCCACACCCATCGATCGCTCACCAATGACAAACCGATGTATCTCGGCATCCTGCTCGCGCTCGGGCCGGCCGCCGATGCGCCGCTCGATCAGTGGGGCGAAATGTTCCTGCCGGCGAAGCTGCAGGAGCGGATGCGCGAGCTGCGCGTGCCGGGCGAGGATGGCCGTGAGCTGCCCGTGGTCGCGCGCGAGGTGCGGTTGCTGGAGATGGGTGTCTACCGCGTCGAGGCGGCGCCTCCCACGTGGGGCGGCTGGCTGCTCCTGATCGGCTCGGCGGCGGCGCTATTGATCCTGACCGGGCGTGCGGAAGGGCCAGCCGGTGTGGCGGGTCGGGTCGCGGCCACCGTGTGGCTGTCGTTGGCGGGGATCGGCGGGGTGGTGCTGCTCTTCCTCTGGTTCGCCACCAACCACGTCGCGTCCGCCTGGAACCACAATCTCTTCTTCCTGACGCCGCTCGCGTTCCTGATGATCGGCACCGTCTGGTCGGAGCGGAAGCGAGAGGCTGGAGGATGGGGTCCGAAGGCGGCGGTGCTGACCCTTGTGCTGGTGGGGATCGGAACGATCCTGGCCTTCTTCCCGAACTACGGTGGCCAGTGGAACCTGCAGGTGGCGGCGCTGGTCGCGCCGCCCGCCGTTGCCTCGGCGCTGCTCAGCCTCCGACGCGCGTAA
- a CDS encoding YlbF family regulator translates to MIDEKANELGRLIGQTPEYQALRRAEGSLREDAEAQARLETISRLTRDFDQLMAEGQSPSEAQAQEYEGTLREFELSPVGQAYLVARANVDKLMQRVNQAIGQGIERGATSNIITL, encoded by the coding sequence ATGATCGACGAAAAGGCCAACGAGCTCGGCCGTCTGATCGGCCAGACCCCGGAGTATCAGGCGCTGCGGCGGGCCGAAGGTTCGCTGCGCGAGGATGCCGAGGCGCAGGCGAGGCTGGAGACCATCTCGCGGTTGACGCGCGACTTCGACCAGTTGATGGCCGAGGGGCAGTCGCCGAGCGAGGCGCAGGCGCAGGAATACGAGGGGACACTCCGCGAGTTCGAGCTGTCGCCGGTGGGGCAGGCCTACCTCGTGGCGCGGGCGAATGTCGACAAGCTGATGCAGCGCGTGAACCAGGCGATCGGCCAGGGGATCGAGCGCGGCGCCACGAGCAACATCATCACGCTCTGA
- a CDS encoding SpoIID/LytB domain-containing protein — protein MRRTRLATRVAALILLGSCMPPDQPAAAPEPLQLDPDIRIGLVVDAATATIGGGAALRVIDPDEGLVSDVPANQQATLARRGAGIVLRGTTPEVVRRRLVIEPAEGATTVRVGGKEYRGVLELEAGVTGVRVLNRVGLEQYLIGVVGAEMGSRTLEEMEALKAQAVASRTYALRQQRNNAARGFDVVADVNNQVYAGLALEQPLAAQAVEATRGEILTYDGAPIDAFFSSTCGGETEDGPAAFAGATRPYLRAVPDLDPNGVAWCAISPRFRWTESWSAAQLTEVLRRTLGANGLSMARANDLTEMRVLDRTGTGRIATLELTGRHGRTAVSGQAIRRVLAPTAGGMLRSTDFTVKLGRRGGKIERVTIEGRGYGHGVGMCQYGAIGRARAGQDYQTILTSYFPGTLLSRIY, from the coding sequence GTGCGGCGGACACGCCTCGCCACCCGCGTCGCCGCCTTGATCCTCCTCGGCTCCTGCATGCCGCCGGATCAACCGGCGGCGGCACCGGAGCCACTGCAACTCGACCCTGACATCCGGATCGGCCTCGTCGTCGATGCCGCCACCGCCACGATCGGCGGCGGCGCGGCACTGCGCGTGATCGACCCCGACGAGGGACTGGTCAGTGATGTGCCCGCGAACCAGCAGGCGACTCTGGCCCGGCGCGGTGCGGGCATCGTGTTGCGAGGCACCACGCCCGAGGTGGTGCGCCGCCGGCTGGTGATCGAGCCGGCCGAGGGCGCCACGACCGTACGCGTCGGTGGCAAGGAGTACCGCGGCGTGCTCGAGCTGGAAGCCGGCGTCACGGGCGTCCGGGTGCTGAACCGGGTCGGGCTCGAGCAGTATCTGATCGGGGTCGTTGGCGCCGAAATGGGGAGCAGGACGCTGGAGGAGATGGAGGCGCTGAAGGCGCAGGCGGTGGCGTCGCGGACCTATGCGCTCCGGCAGCAACGCAACAACGCCGCGCGGGGTTTCGATGTCGTCGCCGACGTCAACAATCAGGTGTACGCGGGCCTCGCGCTGGAGCAGCCGCTCGCGGCACAGGCCGTCGAGGCGACGCGCGGCGAGATCCTCACCTACGACGGCGCCCCGATCGACGCCTTCTTCTCCTCGACCTGCGGCGGGGAGACCGAGGATGGTCCGGCGGCCTTTGCCGGGGCGACGCGCCCCTACCTGCGCGCGGTCCCCGACCTCGACCCCAATGGCGTCGCCTGGTGCGCGATTTCGCCGCGCTTTCGCTGGACCGAGTCCTGGAGCGCCGCCCAACTGACCGAGGTGCTTCGGCGGACGCTTGGGGCCAACGGCCTGTCGATGGCGCGCGCCAATGACCTGACCGAGATGCGGGTGCTGGACCGGACCGGGACCGGCCGCATTGCCACGCTGGAGCTCACGGGCCGCCATGGCCGCACGGCAGTCAGCGGGCAGGCGATCCGCCGGGTCCTGGCACCGACGGCGGGCGGCATGCTTCGGAGCACCGATTTCACCGTGAAGCTCGGGCGGCGCGGTGGAAAGATCGAACGGGTGACCATCGAGGGGCGGGGGTACGGGCACGGGGTGGGGATGTGCCAATACGGAGCCATTGGCCGGGCCAGGGCGGGGCAGGACTACCAGACCATCCTGACGAGCTACTTTCCGGGGACACTGTTGAGCCGGATTTACTGA
- a CDS encoding DUF2520 domain-containing protein gives MIQPPVVIVGAGRVGLSLARALTRLEEPVRLLGRAARPAGPGVPAVEAEWGDALATARLVIIAAPDDAIAAVVSRLVAVSTIREGTVVLHTSGMHDASILAPLEAQGAATGSWHPLQSIPDGDRADRFLGVPAVLEGDEVAVLVARALAVRLEMAPILELPAVGKARYHAAAVFAANYLVVLNGIAERLARDAGAGEDARGLFLPIMRQVLANLDDRTATEALTGPVRRGDVGTVMAHLGALVGLDREAYLVLAREALELAEAAGLEAAQVAAMRRTLR, from the coding sequence ATGATCCAACCGCCGGTCGTGATTGTCGGGGCAGGGCGCGTCGGGCTTTCGCTCGCACGCGCCCTGACTCGTTTGGAGGAGCCGGTGCGGCTGCTCGGCCGCGCGGCACGTCCCGCGGGCCCCGGGGTGCCAGCGGTCGAGGCCGAGTGGGGCGACGCGCTTGCCACTGCTCGGCTGGTGATCATTGCCGCCCCGGACGACGCCATCGCGGCGGTGGTCAGCCGCCTCGTGGCGGTATCGACGATTCGCGAGGGGACGGTGGTCCTCCACACCTCGGGGATGCATGACGCCTCGATCCTCGCGCCGCTCGAGGCGCAGGGCGCGGCCACGGGCTCGTGGCACCCGCTCCAGAGCATCCCCGATGGTGACCGTGCCGACCGCTTCCTCGGTGTACCGGCGGTGCTCGAGGGCGACGAGGTCGCCGTGCTCGTGGCCCGTGCCCTCGCGGTCCGATTGGAGATGGCGCCGATCCTGGAGTTGCCGGCGGTCGGCAAGGCGCGTTATCACGCCGCCGCGGTCTTCGCCGCCAACTACCTCGTGGTGCTCAACGGCATCGCGGAGCGCCTGGCACGGGACGCCGGCGCCGGGGAGGACGCACGCGGCCTCTTCCTCCCGATCATGCGGCAGGTGCTCGCCAACCTCGACGATCGCACCGCGACGGAGGCGCTCACGGGCCCGGTCCGACGCGGCGACGTTGGCACCGTCATGGCCCATCTCGGCGCACTCGTCGGACTCGATCGTGAGGCGTACCTCGTGCTCGCGCGCGAGGCACTCGAACTCGCGGAAGCGGCGGGGCTGGAGGCGGCGCAGGTCGCCGCGATGCGGCGCACCCTGCGATGA
- a CDS encoding Gfo/Idh/MocA family oxidoreductase: MSDKLRLGIVGAGAITQVGHLPVLKRMKGVEVVGICDNDRTKARALADRFEIPDAYGDIEELVDYDTLDALLICTPNHLHESHIGAALAAGLHVFAERPLALTAAGAQKLVKAQQKQSRVVMVGANHRYRPDVQQIRSFVQNGELGELESIRAWWFMARAGRASLGWRQKRDLAGGGAMLDLGLSLLDLSLWLAGFPTVTRVSAVLPERKEKGVEPSGTAMLALEHGAAIHIDTSWRFVGPGERFGMAVRAANGSARINPLTIWKDFHGVPKDVASSGAHSRETPFALSVRAQWAHFLSAVRGEVPAPALTEQVTLAKVMEAIYDSAESGRDVKP, encoded by the coding sequence ATGAGCGACAAGCTGCGGCTGGGTATCGTGGGGGCGGGGGCGATCACGCAGGTGGGCCACCTCCCGGTGCTCAAGCGGATGAAGGGCGTCGAGGTCGTCGGCATCTGCGACAACGACCGGACCAAGGCGCGCGCGCTCGCCGACCGCTTCGAGATCCCCGACGCGTACGGCGACATCGAGGAGCTGGTCGACTACGACACGCTCGATGCGCTGTTGATCTGCACGCCGAATCACCTCCACGAATCGCATATCGGTGCGGCACTTGCCGCCGGGCTGCATGTCTTCGCCGAACGGCCGTTGGCGCTGACCGCGGCGGGCGCGCAGAAGCTGGTGAAGGCACAGCAGAAGCAGTCCCGCGTGGTGATGGTTGGTGCCAACCATCGCTACCGCCCCGACGTGCAGCAGATCCGCTCGTTCGTGCAGAATGGCGAACTCGGCGAGCTCGAGTCGATCCGCGCCTGGTGGTTCATGGCGCGGGCCGGCCGCGCGTCGCTCGGCTGGCGGCAGAAGCGCGACCTCGCAGGCGGCGGCGCCATGCTCGACCTGGGGCTCTCGCTGCTGGACCTCTCGCTCTGGCTTGCCGGCTTCCCGACGGTCACCCGCGTTTCGGCCGTCCTGCCGGAACGGAAGGAAAAGGGGGTGGAGCCGAGCGGCACCGCGATGCTGGCACTCGAACACGGCGCGGCGATCCACATCGACACCTCGTGGCGCTTCGTCGGCCCGGGTGAGCGCTTCGGTATGGCGGTGCGCGCCGCGAATGGCTCGGCCCGCATCAATCCGCTGACGATCTGGAAGGACTTCCACGGGGTGCCGAAGGACGTGGCGTCGTCGGGCGCGCATTCGCGGGAGACGCCGTTCGCGCTTTCGGTGCGCGCGCAGTGGGCGCACTTCCTCTCCGCCGTGCGTGGCGAGGTCCCGGCGCCCGCGCTCACCGAGCAGGTGACGCTCGCCAAGGTCATGGAGGCGATCTACGACTCCGCCGAATCGGGACGGGACGTGAAGCCGTGA
- the tmk gene encoding dTMP kinase gives MMATGCFIVLEGPEGAGKTTLAAALVARMRRDGLEVVSIREPGGTPVAEALRGELLDRDREWTPEAELLYMVTARADLVTHVIRPALAAGKVVLSDRYDLSTMAYQGAGRGLPMAQVRWVNGAATGGLQPDVTLVLDLDPAVGRARQAAAGKGADRLERESAEFHDRVAAAYVAATGEGVHHLNAGASPEAVLASAWRLLSAARPDTFSGDTA, from the coding sequence CTGATGGCCACCGGCTGCTTCATCGTCCTCGAGGGGCCGGAGGGGGCCGGGAAGACCACCCTCGCCGCCGCCCTCGTCGCGCGGATGCGCCGCGACGGTCTCGAGGTGGTGAGCATCCGGGAGCCCGGAGGGACGCCGGTCGCCGAGGCGCTCCGCGGGGAGCTGCTCGATCGGGACCGGGAGTGGACCCCCGAGGCCGAATTGCTGTACATGGTGACAGCACGGGCCGACCTCGTCACGCACGTGATTCGGCCCGCGCTCGCCGCGGGGAAGGTCGTCCTCTCCGATCGGTATGACCTCTCGACGATGGCGTATCAGGGTGCTGGCCGTGGCTTGCCGATGGCGCAGGTGCGTTGGGTGAATGGTGCCGCCACGGGCGGACTCCAGCCCGACGTGACGCTGGTGCTCGACCTCGACCCCGCGGTGGGCCGCGCGCGGCAGGCGGCGGCCGGGAAGGGTGCCGATCGGCTCGAGCGGGAATCGGCTGAGTTCCACGACCGCGTGGCGGCGGCGTACGTGGCGGCCACCGGCGAAGGGGTGCATCATTTGAATGCGGGGGCGTCCCCCGAGGCAGTGTTGGCATCGGCATGGCGGCTGCTCTCGGCAGCGCGCCCCGACACCTTCTCGGGCGACACGGCGTAG
- the rpmE gene encoding 50S ribosomal protein L31, with amino-acid sequence MKPNLHPLYQTITVKCQCGNTFETRSTVAAISVEVCGQCHPYFTGKQRLVDTAGRIDRFRRKYAAEPAPQS; translated from the coding sequence ATGAAGCCGAATCTGCATCCGCTCTACCAGACGATCACGGTGAAGTGCCAGTGTGGCAACACCTTCGAGACCCGCAGCACGGTCGCCGCGATCAGCGTCGAAGTCTGTGGCCAGTGCCACCCGTACTTCACCGGCAAGCAGCGCTTGGTGGACACGGCCGGTCGGATCGACCGGTTCCGGCGCAAGTACGCCGCGGAACCCGCGCCGCAGTCCTGA